The genomic interval TCTCAATAATGAATTAAGTAATTATAACAACACTATAAAATACATAAGGCATACAAATGAAGAATTAAGGCTAAATTTAAATTGGTTTAGTATATTAAGTATATTTGGTATTCAATTATTTGCCATTTCAAATAATAATCATTATTTAAGATTAACTATACTTGGAATAAAATTAACATTTAAAGTCAATGAAGAAAGTATTAATAAAATAGCTTGGTGGATACCTATACGAAAATGGCGTGATAGCTTTAGGACTAAATTTAAAATAGAAGACCAGACCAGACCAGACCAGACCAGACCAGACCAGACCAGACCTAATTTTTATACTATATACTTTTATATTTCTTATAATAAAACAAAAAATCAAAAATTACAACCTATGCTGCCATATTATAAAGCAGCATAGGTTTTTTATTGCAATTTTTTTAGGAGTTTATATAAAATGGTAAAATATTCAAACATACATAAGTACTATGTGTTAAAAACAGTAATATATATATTATTCATTATTTTCATAATGATTTCCTGTCAAAAAACAGATATAAATAAAAAAGAAATAATTGTAAATTTATTTACTGAACCTTTAACTATTGATCCAAGCTTAAACACAGATAGTTGGCCAGCTAGTTATATGCTACATAACTTTGAAGGATTAGTAAAAAAGGATGAAAATAATAATATTATACCTGGGGTAGCTGAAAGTTGGAATATAAGCGAAGATGGATTAATATATACTATAAAATTAAGAACAAATGCCAAATGGAGCGATGGTAAAACTGTAACATCTCATGATTTTGTTTATACATATCAAAGAATTGTTAATCCTAAAACAGCAGCAAAATTTAGCTATTTCTTAGATCCTATAAAAAATGCTAAATCTATATATGAAGGTAAAAAAAATATAGATACATTAGGAGTAAAAGCATTAGATGATTACACTTTAGAAATATACCTAGAAACCCCTACAGCATATTTTTTAGATTTACTAGCTTTTCCAACATATTTACCTGTAAGAAAAGATATAATAGAAAAATATGGAGATAAATGGACTTTAAATCCTGAAAGCTACATAGGAAATGGTCCTTTTAAGATGATAGAAAGAAAAATAGACGATAAATTAGTTTTAGAAAGAAATACTTATTATTGGGATACCAATAATATAAAATTGAACAAAATTACATTTTTATTATCAGATGATTACAATCTTAGTTTAAGTGGGATATTAAATAATAAATTAAATTTTTCAAAATATGTATCTAGAAAGAATTTAGATTTTATAAAAGAAAATAATATTCTAACAACAAAACAAATGTTAGCAACATATTGTTATCGTATAAATAATACAAATGAAGTTTTAAATGATATTAGAGTTAGAGAGGCTCTAAATTTAGCTATAGATAGAAATTATTTAGTAGAAACGATAACTAAATTAAATGAAAAGCCTGCTAATGCTTTTGTTGCATATGGGATAAATGATTATGAAGGAAATTTTAGAGAAAATGGAAAGAATTATTTTGATATATCAAAAGAAGGCTATTCTAATAATGTAATTAAAGCCAAAAAATTACTAGAAGAAGCAGGATATAGTAATAAAAAATTTCCTCCTTTAAGTATTACTATAGCATCTGAAGAAAAAGATATAGAAATAGCAGAAGCTATACAAAATATGTTAAAAGAAAATTTAAATATAGATACAATAATTAATAAATACGATTTTGGAACTTATTTATCATACATGCATAGTCGTAATTTTGAATTAGCTATGTATAGTTGGTATGGAGATTTTAATGATCCTATAAATTTTTTACTTCCTTTTGAAAGTACATCTTTTCAAAATTATGGATCTTTTATAAATGAAAAATATGATAACTATATACAAATTGCTATAACAAATCATAACAATAAATATAGGATGGAAGTACTTCATAAAGCTGAAGACATTTTAATAGAAAATTACAGTATTATACCTCTATATTTCATTAATGAAGCATTCTTAATTTCTACTAATATAAAAAACATAGAGTATGACCCTATGGGAATGGTTAGGTTTATACATTCTTATATAGAATAACAATAGTTAATATGGAGCCAATATTATGTATGATTTAGAATTTAAAAAAGAATTTTTAAAACAGCAATATAAAAATATTATGGGTGAAGAACTTAATTTAGAAAATCCTAAAAAATATGCTGAAAAATTACAATGGCTTAAATTATACTATCATGATCCTTTAATGACTAAATGTGCTGACAAATATTTAGTACGTAAATATATAAAAGAAACTATTGGAGAGGATTATCTTATACCATTAATAGGAGTATGGGATAGAGTAGAAGACATAAATTTTAATTTACTTCCAAATCAATTTGTATTAAAAACAAATTGGGGAAGCGGTCAAAATATAATAGTTGAAGATAAAAATAAATTGGATATAGAAGAAACTAAAAATAAGTTAAATAATTGGTTAAAACCAACATCTAACCATTATTATTTTTCATACGAATGGCCATATAAATACATAAAGCCTAAAATAATAGCAAATTATTATATAGAAAATTTCAATAAAAAATCACATGAATATAGTATATATTCTTTTAATGGAAACCCTCGTATAATACATTTAATTATTAATTTGCATACACCTCATTTAAAATCTAATATTTATGATCTAGAATGGAATAAACTGGATATACAATATAATTTTCCAAATATAGAATATGATATAAAAAAACCTGAATATTTAGATAAATTATTATCTTTATCTAAACAATTGGCCTCTAACTTTCCATTGTCAAGAATAGATTTTACAACAGAAAATGATAAAATTTATTTTGTAGAAATAACATTTTTTCCTAATGCTGGTTTCATAAAGTTTAATGATAAGAAATGGGATGATTATTACAGCAACTTTTTAACGCTACCAAAAGAAAAGAAAATGGACTATGATTTTGTAGATAGAGATACATTATTAAATCAAATAAATAATTTAGAGCCTATAGTAAAACAATATAAAGATTTAGAATATAACTTTAACTTTGCTAATAATACAATAAATACATTAAATAATAAATTGGATAATTTAAATAACTATATTAATAAACAAAATGAAGAATTCAAACTTAATATAAATTGGTTCAGCTTATTAAGTATATTAGGAATACATTTATTTGCAGTTTCAAATAATTCTCATTATATAAGATTAACTATACTAGGAATAAAATTAACATTTAAAGTTAATGAAGAAAGTATTAATAAAATAGCATGGTGGATACCAATTAAAAGCTTAAGAAATAATTTTAGAAAGAAATTTCAAATATAAATCTCAACTTATATTAGTATAATTTTCTTTTCATAATACTTTACTTTATAGATATTATATTATATAGTTATTATTAACTAATAATTTATAGGATATATATATGCCATTTACTTTTCAAAAATTAGATATAGATGGACTTTTCATAGCTGAGCCAAAAGTTTTTGGAGATTCCAGAGGTTATTTTCTAGAAACTTATAGTGAAAAAGATTTTTTTGAAGTAGGAATTAAAGAAAAATTTGTGCAGGATAATCAATCAAAATCTACAAAAAATGTATTGAGAGGGCTTCATTATCAGAAGAAATATTGTCAGGCTAAATTGGTTAGAGTATTAGAAGGTGAAGTTTTCGATGTTGCTGTAGATTTAAGAAATGATTCTCCTACATTTGGAAAATATTATGGTGTATTATTAACTGAAAAAAATAAAAAGCAGTTTTTTATTCCTAAAGGTTTTGCACATGGCTTTATTGTTTTAAGCGAATCAGCTGTTTTTGCTTATAAATGTTCAGACTTTTATCACCCTGAAGAAGAAGGCGGAATAATATATAATGATAAAAATATCAATATAGATTGGACTTGCGATACTAAAGATGTATTAGTGTCTGATAAAGATTTAAAATTACCAACATTCGACAAAAACAAAAAATATTTTTCATTAGATGGAAATTGGATTGGAGAATAATTTTTATGGTTTGGGTTATTGGTAAAAATGGAATGCTTGCTAAAGATATACTTGCAGCATTCGATAAAAATAGTATAGAATATATTGCAACAGCTTCAGATATAGATATTACTAATATTGATATACTTAATAATTTTTCAAAAGATAAAAATATTAACACAATAATAAATTGTTCTGCATATACAAAAGTAGATTTGGCAGAAGATGAAAAAGATATTTGCTATAAAGTTAATGGGGAAGGTGTTAAAAACATTACAGAAATAGCTTCTAATATAAATGCTGATTTAATTCATTTTTCAACTGACTATGTATTTGACGGAGAAAGCAACAAGCCATATACAGAAGAAGATAAAACTAATCCAATAAATATTTACGGCAAAAGTAAATTAGAAGGTGAAAATTATGCTTTATCCTATAATAAATCAATGGTTATGAGAGTTTCTTGGCTATATGGAATTAACGGAAATAATTTTGTAAAAACTATGATTAAGTTGATGAATAGTAAAGAAAGCATAAAAGTGGTTAATGATCAATTTGGATCTCCTACTTTTACTCAAGATGTTTCTGAAGCAATTCTTAATTTAATTAATAAAAGCAATTATGGTCTTTATCATTATACTAACAATGGAAATATTTCTTGGTACAATTTTGCTAATAGTATATACAAAATTGGAAAAGAATATAATGTTATAAATAATGATTGTCAAATAAATCCATGCACTACTGAAGAATATCCAACCAAAGCTAAAAGACCAAAATACAGTGTTTTATCTGTAGAAAAAATCAAAAAATATGCTAAAATATATGATTATGAATACAGTTTAAATAATTTTTTTAAACTTATAAAATAAATAATTAGAGGTTTTCGATTATGAAAGGAATAGTATTAGCAGGAGGAAGCGGAACAAGGCTTTATCCTATGACAAATGTTATATCAAAACAATTACTTCCTATATATGATAAGCCTATGGTATACTATCCATTATCTGTTTTAATGCTATCAGGAATTAGAGATATACTTATAATATCAACAGAAAATGATACACCTCTTTTCAAAAAATTATTAAAAGACGGCAGTCAATGGGGTTGCAATATAGAATATGCTGTACAAAAGGCCCCTAATGGTCTAGCTGAAGCATTTATAATAGGGGAAAGTTTTATAGGAAAAGATAATGTATCTATGATATTAGGAGACAATATATTTTTTGGTCAAAGTTTTTCACATATATTGGGAAAAAGTGCAAAATTAGAAGACGGAGCTGTTATTTTTGCATATCAAGTAAAAGACCCAGAACGCTTTGGAATAGTAGAAATAGACAAAAATTATAATGCATTATCAATAGAAGAAAAGCCACAAAAACCTAAATCAAATTATGCGGTTACTGGTCTTTATTTTTATGATAATGATGTAGTAAATATTTCTAAAAATATTAAACCTTCTGCAAGAGGGGAATTAGAAATTACTGATGTTAATAAAATCTATTTAGAAAATAAAAAACTTAAAGTTGAAATATTAGGGCGCGGTTTTGCTTGGCTTGATACTGGAACTAGAGATAGTTTGCTTCAGGCAGCACAATTTGTTTCTGCTGTTGAAAATATAGAAGGAATGCAAATAGCATGTTTAGAAGAAATTGCCTATAATAATAAATGGATTGATGCTTCTAAAATAGAAGAAACTGCATCAAAATTAAAAAACTCAGAATATGGAAAATATTTACAAGGTTTAATAAAATAGGATAATATATGAGACAATTTAATAATATTTTAATAACAGGCGGATGCGGTTTTATTGGATCAAATTTTATAAGATATATATTACAAAAAACAGATTATAATGGCAATATTATAAATATAGATGCTTTAACTTATGCAGGAAACAGAGAAAACTTACTTGATATAGAAGAACAATATAAAGGCAGATATTTTTTTGAAAAAGTCAATATTTGCGATGATAAAAAAATAAATGAAATATTCAATAAATATAATCCAAATTGTATAGTTCATTTTGCAGCTGAAAGTCATGTAGACCGCTCAATATATGGTCCTAAAGATTTTATTGAAACTAATATAATGGGTACTTTTATTTTATTAGAAGCAGCCCGCAAATTATGGGAAAATAACAAAGAAAATAAATTATTTCACCATATAAGTACAGATGAAGTTTATGGATCTTTAGGCGAAACTGGATATTTTTATGAAACAACACCTTATGATCCTAGAAGTCCTTACTCATCATCAAAAGCTTCAAGCGATCATATTGTAAAAGCATATTATCATACTTATGATTTACCTGTTACAATATCCAATTGCAGCAACAATTACGGACCTTATCAATTCCCTGAAAAATTAATACCTTTAATGATTTCTAATATAGTAGAAGAAAAAGATCTTCCTGTTTATGGAGATGGTAAAAACATAAGAGATTGGATATTTGTTGAAGATCATAACAATGCTGTACTTGATATAATATATAAAGGTAGGATAGGGGAGACTTATAATATCGGCGGAGAAAACGAGATTACTAATATTGATATGGTAAATATATTATGCGAAAAATTAGCCGTTAAGATGAATAAAGAAAAAGATTATTATAAAAAACTTATTAAATTTGTAAAAGACAGAGCAGGTCATGATAGAAGATATGCTATTAACTGCGATAAAATAAAAAATGAATTAGGCTGGAAAAGAAATTATGATTTTAATACTGCTATAGAACTTACTATAGATTGGTATTTAAATAATAAAAAATGGATAGATAATATTAAAAGCGGAGAATATAAAAAGTGGATTGAGTTAAATTACTCATCTAAATAAATATTAATATATGAAAAGATTAGCTATATTTGCAGGATATGATAAAGACAATATTATAGATGATTATGTTGTTTATTATATTAAAGAATTAAAAAAAATAGCGGATATTATTTATGTATCCGATTGTAATATACTAGAAAATGAACTAGCAAAAATATCAGAGTATTGTATCAATATTATTAATGGTCGTCATGGTGAATATGATTTCGGCTCTTATAAAAGAGGGTACATATACGCCAAAGAAAATAATATACTTCAAAATTATGATTATTTAATACTTTGTAATGATTCTTGTTACGGTCCTTTTTTTAACTTTCAAAAAATAGTAGAAAATATAGAAAGTAAAAATAGTGATATTTGGGGTATATTTAAATATTTGAAAGACATTGATTTTGAAGAACATTTACAAAGCTATTTTTTAGCTATGACAAAAAATATATTTTTATCAAATTGGTACAGTAGTTTTTTACTTTCTGTGAAAAAAGAAGAAAATAAAAAAGATATTATAAAAAAATATGAAATTGGTATGAGTATACTTTTTAAAAATCATAACTGTTCAATGTCATCTTTTTTGGATTCATCTTTTATAGAAAATCCTTCAAATAATAGTATTCCATCTGTATATGCTCTAGAAGCTATAAGCTATGGATTTCCTTTATTAAAGATAGCTATATTTGGAGAACCTACTTTTTTCTTTTTAAATAAAGAAAAAATAAAGAAAATATTTAAAATTATACAACCTTATGATAAAAATATAATAATTAATCATTTAAATAGAACAATGAAGAAAGAAAATATTAAATATCTTTTTCCTAAATTCAAAACAAAACAAGTTCATATTTTTTCTAAAAGTTTTCTCAATATATCTTTTCAATACTCTGTATCAGGAAAATTTCAAATAGCATTTTTTTTATTTAATAAATTAAAAATTACAATAGATTTTCCTAAAAGTATATCATATAATAAAACAAATTATAATGATTTTAATTTTCTCTTAGAGGAATAAAAAATGACAAATAAAAAAATATTAGCTATATTTGCAGGATATGACAAAGATAACATTATAGATGATTATGTAGTGTATTATATAAAAGAGTTAAAAAAAATAGCTGATATCATTTATGTATCCGATTGCAATATGTCAGATAATGAATTAAAAAAAATTAATGACTACTGCATAAATATCATTAATGGCCGTCATGAAGAATATGATTTTGGATCTTACAAAAGAGGATATTTATATGCTAAAGAAAATAATCTTTTGCAAAACTATGATAAAATAATTTTTTGCAATGATTCTTGCTATGGTCCTTTCTTTGATTTAAAAAATATAATAAATAAAATGACTGATTATGATTTCGGAGTATTATATATAAGTAAAGATTTAAAAATAGCTGAACATGATTATATAACAAGCTTTTTTATTATAATAGATAAAAAAATATATAATACAGATTTTTTTAATAATTTTATAGACAATATAAAAAAAGAAGAAGATAAAATGGATATCATAAAAAAATATGAATTTGGTCTTTCAAAATTAATGCTTGATAATAATATAGAATTAAAAAGCTTATTTAATGATAATGGAGAATTTAACAGGCCATACTTTAATCCATTAGCTCTAATAGAAGAAGGTTTTCCATTATTAAAAAGGCATGTATTAGAAAAAAAAGTAACAGTTCCTTTAAATATAGATGAACTAACAAATATTATAAAAATAATAAAAAATAATTACGATATAAAATTAATAGTTAATCATTTAAACAGAGTTGCTGATAAAGAACAAATTAAATATTTATTTCAAAAATATAAACCATATAAAAAAACATTTATTCATGAAAAAATTTTCTCCTTATTTACTAGATATTCTCCATCAGGGAAATATCAAACAGTATATAAATTCTTTAATTCAATAAGTGTATCAATAGATAAACCAATAAAAGATTCTTATATAGAAACTGACTATAAAGATTTTAACTTCTTACTTAAGATATAATTAAATTTATAAAATTATAATAAAAAATTATTATTTTTAAAAATATATACATAACTTAACTTATGTATATATTTTTTTAAAGCCAAATATTGAAATAATATGTAAAAAAAGTATAATTTGACCTATGAATAATAAAATTATGTTAACTAACAATCAGATACAAAATTTAAAAAATGTATTTGGAGAAGCTTATACTAATGTCATCAGACAATACTATAAAAATAATGAAAACTTAAGCTATGAAAGTATTATAAAGTTTTTAAAAGAAAATAAAAAAACTAAATCTAATGCAACTATAGCATTATATAAAGCTGCATTAAAGAAACTAATAAAATATCAAGTAAAAGATTTAAATAAAAAAGCTATAATAGATAGTGCATTTTCTGAAATAAAAATAACTAAAAGAGATAATACAATAACTCAAGAAAAAATAGTATCAAAAGATATAGTAAATAAAATGATAAAGTTATCTAATGAAAAAAATAAACTAATTATACAAACATTATATTCTACAGGATTAAGAGTTTCAGAATTAATAAATATAAAGAAAAAAGACTGTAAAAAAACTATAGAGGATAATATTACTTATATATCGGTATCAGTTATTGGAAAAGGAAATAAGGAAAGAAAAATAAAACTAAAGATAGAACTTTATAATGAAATATTAAAAACTTTTCAAGGAAAAATATATTTATTTGAAACTAAAAATAAAAGAGCTTTTACAAGACAATATATATATAAAATAGTTAATACTGCAGGATTAAAGGCATTAGGAACAAGACAGGTGCATCCTCATACATTAAGACATAGTTTTGCTACCCATTTACTTATAAAAGACAATAAAAGTTTAAAAGCTGTAAGTAAATATTTAGGACATAGTTCTACTGCTATAACTTCCGATTTTTATATTCATGATGAATTATCAATAAAAGACTTAATAAAATTTTAATATATACTGAAAATTTTATAGTTTATCAAAAAATAGAATTTTAAATTTAGGTTATTTGTGGGGGCTAGCCCCCGCTATGCGTACTTCGTAACACCCCCAGTTCTTTTATTGGTATAAGGCGAATCCAGCCTGCGGCGAGAACCGAAAAAACTGCATTTAGTATAAATTTAGGTTATATCCTATACTTAATAAGTATTTTTTTAATATAAAGTTTTAGCAATTGCGTTTTCGCGAAGCGTATGCGTCAAAAAAGTAGATAATTCTATATAAAGAGTATCAGTTGAGAAAATATATTTTTTCAGTATATATAACATTATATTACTATATAATATAATGTTATACTTTTTTAATATATTATATTATTATAGTAATACATAGTAATATATATTTTATAATATATAATATCGATACTATAATAAAAAATTATAATATATTATTATGTACAAATCTGCAGATGATATAAAAAAGCAATATTCTATTATTGATATAGCTATTCGATTAGGTTTGAATATTGATAGAAATAATAAAGCAATATGTCCGTTTCATAATGATAAAAATCCAAGTTTATCATTCAATATAAAAGATAATTATTATCACTGTTTCAGCTGCGGAGCTAGCGGCGACAATATAAAATTAGTGATGGAATTACTTAAATGCAGTTTTAATGAAGCTATTATATTTATTACTGGAAATGATTATAAGTCTATAAAATATAATAATAAAGATTATATTAAAGAAAATAAAGTAGTTAAAGTAACTATAATAGAAGAAAATTATTCAGATATATATAATAGATTTATAGATTTACTTGATAATGAAGAAGCTTTATATTACTTAAAAAATAGATGTATAACAGAAAAACAAGTAATAGAAAATAAAATCAAAAATATACCTAAAGATAGAAAAAAACAATTTTTTATTATAAATGAATTATTAAAACATTATAGTGAAGAAAATCTAATAAAAAGCGGTATTTTATCAAAAAATAAAGAAAATAATAATTTATATTTATTTCATTATAGGCATAGACTCATTATACCGTATTTTGATACAGATATACAAAATATTAATTCTGTTCAAGGAAGAAATATAGATAATGAAGAGATAAAACCTAAATATTTATTCAATAGAAATGCCAAAGATTCAATATATAATATTCATAAATTATCAGATATTAAAGACTTAATTATATGTGAAGGTGCTATTGATGCATTATCATTAGAGCGTTTAGGATACTGTTCAATAGCATTAGCTGGGGTTTCTAAAGTAAATTTATTAGAAAAATATGATATATTAAAAAAATATAATATATACAGTTTTTCTGATAATGATAATGCTGGAAAACAACTAATAAAAGATATATATAATATTGATAATTATAAAGGAAGTTTTGTAATAAACAGCTTTACTGCTAACAATGATATAAAAGATATTAATGAATTATTAATAAAATCTAATATAAAAAGTTTTAAAATAAATAATATAGAGTATAATTATTTTGAAATGCCTAATGATAAAATATGCATATTAGACTATTATATTTTTACTAAAAATGAGTTACAATATATAAAAAATAAGAAGGACTTTAATAAATCATTATATTTACTTAGTTTGGATAAAAAGAGATTAACAGAAAAAGAATATAAATTAAAGTATGGAGAAATAAATTGATTGATAAAGAGCTTATTATTAGTAAAGAAGAATATATAAAAAATGATCTACTTAGTTCATTGAAAGTTATTATAAATGAAACTAATAAAAACAATATAGACACTAATATATTGGAAATAAAAAATAAATTAGATGAGTTTAATGCATTTAATGAAAATAATTCCAATATAGAAGAAAATATATTAAATGAAAACTCTATAGAATATTTAATCAATTTAATTTCGAATACAAAAAACTATAATTTAAAAAATAGTTCTTTTTCAGAATTAGAAAGTTTTTTAAGAGACTCTCTTATAACAATAGGAGCAGAAAGCTCAGTAGGAAAAACATCATTTGCAAGTCAATTAGCATTAGAAATATTAGAAAATAATGATGATACAATACTAGCATTTTACTCATTGGATGATAGTAAAACATTTCTAACAAAAAAAATGATATATCAACTATTAAGTAAAAACTATAAAAATAATAAAAAAAAGCTAGATATTAATAATGAAGATATAATAAAATATATAAAAAAACATAAAAATGATCATTTAAAATTGCTTTTGAGTAATAGAATAGCAATATTTGAATCATTAAATATATATAATTTATATTCACAATTAATCAAATTAAAAAGAAATGCGAAAGACAATCTTAATATAGAAAATCCTAGAATAATAATTATTATCGATTATTTACAAATAATAGATCATGAAAGCAGCAATTTAAGAGAAGGCTTAAATAAAATATGTTCATATTTAAAAGATATACAAAAAAGATTCAATTGTATGATGATACTATTAAGCCAATTTAATAGATCTAGAGAAACAAATATTAATACATTAATAAGATACAGAGAAACTAGTGAAATTGAGAATATATCAGATTTATGTATTAATTTAGAGAGCATACAAAATCAAGATTATTATAATACAAAATTGTATATTGTAAAAAATAAGGCTGGAGAGAAAAATAAGATATTTACAAGCTTAAGAGAGGGGTATACATTCAATAAATTTTCAGAAAATAATAATGTACATACATACAAGATAGCTAAAATATCTTCTGATTATAATAATGAAAATTATGATGATCAAAGCATTGACGATTTTATTTTTTAATATATTATAGTTAAATTATGAATAAAAACATATCAAAGAAGAAATTTATT from Brachyspira suanatina carries:
- a CDS encoding tyrosine-type recombinase/integrase; this translates as MNNKIMLTNNQIQNLKNVFGEAYTNVIRQYYKNNENLSYESIIKFLKENKKTKSNATIALYKAALKKLIKYQVKDLNKKAIIDSAFSEIKITKRDNTITQEKIVSKDIVNKMIKLSNEKNKLIIQTLYSTGLRVSELINIKKKDCKKTIEDNITYISVSVIGKGNKERKIKLKIELYNEILKTFQGKIYLFETKNKRAFTRQYIYKIVNTAGLKALGTRQVHPHTLRHSFATHLLIKDNKSLKAVSKYLGHSSTAITSDFYIHDELSIKDLIKF
- a CDS encoding CHC2 zinc finger domain-containing protein, encoding MYKSADDIKKQYSIIDIAIRLGLNIDRNNKAICPFHNDKNPSLSFNIKDNYYHCFSCGASGDNIKLVMELLKCSFNEAIIFITGNDYKSIKYNNKDYIKENKVVKVTIIEENYSDIYNRFIDLLDNEEALYYLKNRCITEKQVIENKIKNIPKDRKKQFFIINELLKHYSEENLIKSGILSKNKENNNLYLFHYRHRLIIPYFDTDIQNINSVQGRNIDNEEIKPKYLFNRNAKDSIYNIHKLSDIKDLIICEGAIDALSLERLGYCSIALAGVSKVNLLEKYDILKKYNIYSFSDNDNAGKQLIKDIYNIDNYKGSFVINSFTANNDIKDINELLIKSNIKSFKINNIEYNYFEMPNDKICILDYYIFTKNELQYIKNKKDFNKSLYLLSLDKKRLTEKEYKLKYGEIN
- a CDS encoding DnaB-like helicase C-terminal domain-containing protein, which gives rise to MIDKELIISKEEYIKNDLLSSLKVIINETNKNNIDTNILEIKNKLDEFNAFNENNSNIEENILNENSIEYLINLISNTKNYNLKNSSFSELESFLRDSLITIGAESSVGKTSFASQLALEILENNDDTILAFYSLDDSKTFLTKKMIYQLLSKNYKNNKKKLDINNEDIIKYIKKHKNDHLKLLLSNRIAIFESLNIYNLYSQLIKLKRNAKDNLNIENPRIIIIIDYLQIIDHESSNLREGLNKICSYLKDIQKRFNCMMILLSQFNRSRETNINTLIRYRETSEIENISDLCINLESIQNQDYYNTKLYIVKNKAGEKNKIFTSLREGYTFNKFSENNNVHTYKIAKISSDYNNENYDDQSIDDFIF